In one window of Ferriphaselus amnicola DNA:
- a CDS encoding cell division protein ZipA: MSELQISLLGIGIFVVLAVWTYGWWQQRQYRRRFGEVFEKKRDDVLQPNAPQEQDRSGESQSETTPEVAVEEVVQALADEPVRNSAANEGCALVDASSDYVTLIYPGTPIGVSALAPLWQQRFDFGKPVNVCGLNSSSGQWERVIPESPLLYDSLKLSLQLVDRTGSISETRIAAFRELIQKIAADMSAEAECPDVAEAAKRAIALDAVCAEVDQIIGLNLVPRSDRQLLGAEIVYVASQNGFTLQADGAFQFLDGRGLTQFSLSNLDNVPFQHHLLNQMSFSGLTLLLEVPRVENPVERFDEMLEMAKVIAASLRANVVDDRRKQLGDEGIAIIREQVVAIEQTMLGQQIIPGSSQALRLFA, encoded by the coding sequence ATGAGTGAATTGCAAATCAGTCTGCTGGGCATCGGGATCTTCGTGGTGCTGGCCGTATGGACTTACGGGTGGTGGCAACAGCGCCAATATCGTCGTCGCTTCGGCGAAGTGTTCGAGAAGAAGCGCGACGATGTGCTGCAACCGAATGCGCCACAAGAGCAGGACCGTAGTGGGGAGAGCCAGTCCGAAACCACTCCCGAGGTCGCCGTGGAAGAGGTGGTGCAGGCGCTGGCCGACGAACCGGTTCGCAATAGCGCTGCCAATGAAGGCTGCGCTTTGGTGGATGCCAGCAGCGATTACGTGACGCTGATCTACCCCGGAACACCTATCGGTGTGAGCGCGTTGGCTCCGCTATGGCAACAGCGTTTCGACTTCGGCAAGCCGGTCAATGTCTGCGGATTGAATTCTTCCAGCGGACAATGGGAGCGCGTCATTCCCGAAAGTCCATTGCTCTATGATTCTCTCAAGTTGTCTCTGCAACTTGTTGATCGTACAGGATCAATTAGCGAAACTCGCATCGCTGCTTTCCGTGAGCTGATACAAAAGATCGCCGCTGACATGTCGGCGGAGGCTGAGTGTCCAGACGTGGCCGAGGCGGCCAAACGTGCGATCGCGTTGGATGCGGTGTGCGCCGAGGTGGATCAGATCATCGGCCTCAATCTAGTGCCGCGTAGCGACCGCCAGTTGCTGGGCGCCGAGATCGTCTATGTCGCCTCGCAGAACGGGTTTACCTTGCAGGCCGATGGTGCGTTCCAGTTCTTGGACGGGCGTGGCCTGACGCAATTCAGCCTGAGCAATCTGGATAATGTGCCGTTCCAGCATCATCTGCTGAATCAGATGTCGTTCTCTGGCCTGACCTTGCTATTGGAAGTGCCACGTGTGGAAAATCCGGTGGAACGTTTCGACGAGATGCTGGAAATGGCCAAGGTCATCGCTGCCAGTTTGCGCGCCAACGTGGTGGACGATCGCCGCAAACAACTAGGCGACGAGGGCATCGCTATCATCCGCGAACAAGTGGTCGCCATCGAGCAGACCATGCTGGGGCAGCAGATCATTCCCGGTAGCTCTCAGGCGCTGCGGTTGTTTGCATGA
- the ligA gene encoding NAD-dependent DNA ligase LigA translates to MTDIAARIAQLRAEIERHSHQYYALDAPLIPDAEYDRLFRELQALEADHPEFASLDSPTQRVGGKLLDGFAPVLHAVPMLSIRTETDISDGGALAFDGRVKRELEQPDAEIEYVCELKFDGLAINLRYEHGVLVQAATRGDGESGEDVTQNIRTIRQIPLRLQGSAPPVLEVRGEAYMARRDFERYNEKQRELGLPTLVNPRNGAAGSIRQLDPALAARRPLSFFAYGLGEVQGWELPATHSGILEALATLGVPVCEERAVVRGASGLVAFHQRVAEKRDALPFDIDGVVYKVNNLTLQARLGFVTREPRWAVAHKFPAEEQLTVVRDIDIQVGRTGKLTPVAKLEPVFVGGTTVSNATLHNEDETRRKDVRIGDTVIVRRAGDVIPEVVGVVLDQRPADVGVPFDLFQRLDGKCPVCGSHIVREEGEADWRCSGGLFCPAQRKQALLHFAGRRAMDIEGLGDKLVEQLVDGDFVRTPADLFTLNLTILAQLERMGEKSANNLLDAIERSKQTTLARFIYALGIRNVGEATAKDLARHFGGLDGVLQANIEALQQVPDIGPIVAQSIVAFFGEPHNLGVVQALRDNGVSWPEQVVIQQTTPLQGLTFVLTGTLATMSRDEAKERLEKLGARVSGSVSKKTSHVVAGTEAGGKLDKAQELGINIMNESQFIDFLRKIENQDET, encoded by the coding sequence ATGACCGACATCGCTGCGCGCATCGCGCAACTGCGCGCTGAGATCGAAAGACACAGCCACCAGTATTACGCGCTGGACGCGCCACTCATCCCCGATGCCGAATATGACCGCCTGTTCCGCGAGTTACAGGCACTTGAAGCCGATCATCCCGAGTTCGCCTCTCTAGATTCCCCCACCCAACGCGTCGGCGGCAAGCTGCTCGATGGCTTCGCGCCGGTGCTCCATGCCGTGCCCATGCTGTCCATCCGTACCGAGACCGACATCAGCGACGGCGGCGCGCTGGCCTTCGATGGCCGCGTCAAGCGCGAGCTGGAACAGCCGGACGCTGAGATCGAATACGTCTGCGAACTGAAGTTCGATGGCCTCGCCATCAACCTGCGCTACGAGCACGGCGTGTTGGTGCAGGCGGCTACGCGCGGCGATGGCGAGAGCGGCGAAGACGTGACCCAGAACATCCGCACCATTCGCCAGATTCCTTTGCGCTTGCAAGGCAGCGCGCCACCCGTGCTTGAAGTCCGCGGCGAGGCTTACATGGCGCGGCGCGACTTCGAGCGTTACAACGAAAAGCAACGCGAACTGGGCTTGCCCACGCTGGTGAACCCGCGCAACGGTGCAGCCGGCAGCATCCGTCAGCTCGACCCAGCATTGGCGGCGCGCCGCCCGTTGTCGTTCTTCGCCTACGGTTTGGGCGAAGTTCAGGGCTGGGAACTGCCCGCCACCCACAGCGGAATCTTGGAGGCATTAGCGACTTTGGGCGTGCCGGTGTGCGAAGAGCGTGCCGTGGTGCGCGGCGCTTCAGGCTTGGTGGCTTTCCATCAGCGCGTTGCCGAAAAGCGTGATGCGCTGCCGTTCGACATCGACGGCGTGGTCTATAAAGTCAACAACCTGACGCTGCAAGCACGGCTGGGCTTCGTCACCCGCGAACCGCGCTGGGCGGTGGCGCACAAATTTCCGGCGGAGGAACAGCTTACCGTGGTGCGTGACATCGACATCCAGGTCGGGCGCACCGGCAAACTCACGCCGGTAGCCAAGCTGGAGCCGGTGTTCGTCGGCGGCACTACGGTTTCCAACGCCACCTTGCACAATGAGGACGAGACGCGGCGCAAAGACGTGCGCATCGGCGACACGGTGATCGTGCGCCGTGCCGGCGACGTGATCCCAGAAGTAGTGGGCGTGGTGTTGGATCAGCGTCCCGCCGATGTCGGTGTGCCGTTCGATCTGTTTCAGCGCCTAGATGGAAAATGCCCGGTGTGCGGCAGCCATATCGTGCGCGAGGAAGGCGAGGCCGACTGGCGTTGTTCCGGTGGCTTGTTCTGCCCAGCACAGCGCAAGCAGGCCTTGCTGCATTTCGCCGGTCGTCGCGCGATGGACATCGAAGGTCTGGGCGATAAGCTGGTGGAGCAGTTGGTGGACGGCGACTTCGTGCGCACACCGGCGGATCTTTTTACGCTGAACCTGACCATACTCGCGCAACTGGAGCGCATGGGTGAGAAGTCGGCCAACAATCTGCTCGATGCCATCGAACGCAGCAAGCAAACGACGCTGGCACGTTTCATCTACGCACTCGGTATCCGTAATGTTGGAGAGGCGACGGCGAAGGATCTGGCGCGCCATTTCGGTGGGCTGGATGGCGTGCTGCAAGCCAATATCGAAGCCTTGCAACAGGTACCGGATATTGGCCCCATCGTCGCGCAGAGTATTGTGGCTTTCTTCGGCGAACCGCATAATCTGGGCGTGGTTCAGGCCCTACGCGATAACGGGGTGAGTTGGCCAGAGCAGGTGGTGATTCAGCAGACTACGCCCTTGCAAGGCTTGACCTTCGTGTTGACCGGTACGCTCGCGACGATGTCCCGAGATGAGGCAAAAGAACGATTAGAGAAGCTGGGGGCGCGCGTCAGCGGGAGCGTGTCGAAAAAGACCAGCCATGTGGTTGCAGGTACGGAGGCGGGAGGAAAGTTGGACAAAGCGCAAGAGCTCGGGATAAACATCATGAACGAG